gggtgtgtgcatgtgtaaaccttgccaggcattaattgatttcttaataaagtggaatcagacacaggcctggatttccCATAATTTTGGGCTGGTAACTAGGTAACCAGTTAGACTGAGATGGgtaactctgggtctaatgtggtAGTCAGGTTGGCCACAACACTTTCTTtgcatatttaatttttttattaagaGTTTTCATTTCTGCCTTTCAGTCAAACACCTCTGAGATGGTTAAGAACCTATTTTGAAAAGATATAAGAATTAAATAAGCAATTAAAACACTAGAATAatagtaaaacaataaaaccggTTTAAATCAGTCACAGTGCAAGAACAAAAATCCTACAATATTAAAGCCAATGAAAATTAAAGAAAACTTAAGCTGAAGCTCCTGCCAAAAGGCAGTCATGATGGGTATTTGATGATGGGACTGGAAGGTGTCACGAATTGGCAAGATGAGGCACCACAACTAAGAAGGTCCTGCTCAGAAGGGGCCTGCCGACTCCCatcctttggaattctcttcccaggCACATGTGAGTGGCCCTTTCCTTACACATGTTCTGAGCCCAGGTGAAAACGTTTGGGAACACTAAGACACTCCTGCTGAATCCGTGTTGAACTTTACTCTGCTGATCTGCATTTGCAAACATTACTTTGGGGGCTCATTACTGGGGAAAAGATCAcgtgcccagagcctttggagtaAGGTAGTATATGAAttaaacaaatgaaataaataataaacagcaaGGCAGATaaacatcaatgctttttaaacaaaataaaaaatatattatatatatattggatttttattttctctttaatAATTTGCAAGAACAATAAAGTTTAGGTCAAAGATGTCATAATGAATAGTAATCGTAACTTGAATTATATTGTGAAGATGCTTGTTAAGAAGTATATGGAAGTGAGAAATGACAGGTGCTGTAcggttcacacacacacttcaagccTTACTTCTATCTCTAAAAGAGCAAACAAAAAGAAGGTCAATGAGCAGAGGTTTTGAGCAGCAGATGAAGTAGACCTGAGCAGAGAGGGGGAGTCTGGATGTAAatacaagggaaggggagaggaataGAGAGGGAAACACAAAGTGGGCAGAGCATAtccatgcagtcctgaggaaactgaTTCTGAGGGTACCCCCCATTATaaaagggaaacacctatcatggcagcaggcaactaaaaagagaccccatttgggaagaTTTCAATGGTCCTCCCTGTACATGTTGGTAGGACAGGTTGGTATGCACGCAAAATGCAAACAGGGAAACAAAGAAATACAAGGCCTGATGGCGGTGTTTGCTGGCTGATAtcattttccccttcctctccctcaagCGAGGATTCGGAAATGGAAACTGAAAACACACGCGCACACCCCTCTCTCCAGAAAGAGAGTTTCTTTGAACTGGATCTAAGTTTGGGGCTCTGTGGGGGAGTCCCACGGGTGACTGGGGGGTTATGCGTGGACAAGTGCGCCCCCCGAAAATTGGTTTgccacatttctgtttcagaaaactAATAGGTGTGCGACATACTTTGTCCCAACCCTGCCATGTTTTAACTCTTTTTTTCAAAGGAGCGCGGATGGGAAAATTCTGTACACGGACTCCTAGGCATAAGGGATGCCGGTTTTAAACTGCAGGCCGGTGCTCGGCTCCAGAAAGGCTCAACGCTCAAGCtttcccagtgctgctgctgcttccacagccCTTGCTCCAAAGAGGCTTGTTGCTCCGATTTCTTTTCAGCCGCTTATGAACAATGCAGCCTTGCAGCATAAAGATTCACCGCTCCGTTttcaggaggaggcggcagcggcagcagcagggtttgTCCTCCAGGAGCATCCGGATAGTCCCTTGCCCGAGGCGATCGCCTTACTGACAGGCAGTGCGTGAGGCTGGCGGCAAGTACAGGGGAAAGTGTGGCTCAGATTTTCCCCAGTGGTTGAGAACAAGCGACTTGAAACGGATCACCAGAAAAGAGCACACAGACTTAATACAGTAAAGTCAGGAGACCTTATTTTAATTTTGTCAATACAGAGTTATTCAGAAGACAAGAGATTTCCAGATTTGTATGACCACTCAAAATGTTGATCTTCCAGGCCAGGGTTGGCATCGCGCCTCCTGCCGGCGCTGATGGGGCGCACACGCAGTCACGCGGCTGTTCCTTCTCCGCCGCGTAGCAGTCCAAGAAAACACCGGCGTttaagcggcggcagcagcagcatttgaaaaCCAAATGGTTCGAAGTCTCGCCTTCAGACTCCATCTCCATTGGTTCTTCGCGATCAGAGCCAGTGTCTGTTTCCATTGGTTCTTCTTGATCGGCAGCTCGCACAGCCTCCGTTTCCATTGGTTCGCTGTCCCTCCGACGACACAGGAGGCGGCGATTCTTCACTTTCCGGAGTTTGAAAGGCCGCAGCCAATcggcacttctggtccgagggAGCGCGCGCGCCTGTCGGCGGCTTATGGTTCTGCCGCGTATTGCAAGGCACAGGTTGCGCTTGCCCAGAGTGCGCCTTTTCAACCTCATCGGCATCCGGTTCACTCTCCGCCTCATCCTGAGACGAGGACTGACTTTACATAGATGTGACAGGATCCCTTGTATAGTCTTTGATGATGGCACAGAATTAAATTAGCATgtattacatagtgaaaaagttcagggtgggggaaatgggggggggatgtggaaccttgctATGATAGCAAGGTTCTAcatcccccccatctcccccctgaactttttcagttaaaacgtggttagattataggggaggaaagacttgaatgagcaaaaagggaaaCTGGTGGCAAGAAATACAACTGATAACTTCCCCCTTCTGTGCTGAGCTGGTgccgggcagcagcaggcaaactgtggctgaggagaacagcccgtccctccccctcccacccattccCTTTCCCGACTAGCAAGAGAAAATGTCTGTTCCAGTTACAGGAATGAGTTGGGCAGAGGAGGACAAGAAGGACAAATGGAGACTGAGCCTTTGAAGCTGCCTGCAAGAAGCAACAAGGGTGTGCTGTTGCTTTGGGGGAATCAATGTTGTGATAAAAGTAGTAGTTGTCTTTTCCCTCCTTTGACATTTCAGACACACAATACTAGGGCTGCCAAATGGAAAAGAGACCAGGTCTCCTGTAGAGATgcagagaagagggaatttcagcaggtgcagcttgtcatgcaagcGAAAGAAAAAGCTGTCCTTTCCCCACTTGGCAGCCCTACACAATACATCTCCAGTATACTTTTCTCACAAGGAAAAGGAACACATAAAACACTGCTTTGAAATGTCCTAGTGAGCATTGACATATTTGTCATTTATTTACTggtatttaaaaaatgtatgccCTGACCTTCAGAATAGCTATTCTCAGGGTGACTGACAAATCATGGAAAACCaatgaaaaaaacccacaaccaagTAGAACAGCAGAACCATAAAAGCATAAaatagcgagagagagagagagagagagagagagagagagagagagagaatgagagaggaaggaagagagaaagaaagcaagtcagacaagaaaagagagagggggcagagagggagggagggagggagagatagagaaagaaaaacaggaaaaaagaggaaggaaggaagtcagacaagaaaaaagagagggggcagaaagagagggagggaggaaggaagagacagagaaagaaagaaggaaagaaagaaagagatgaatgaaggaaaagagagagagagaaattgagagaggaaggaagagaaagaaaggaaggaagtcagacaagaaaagagagagggggcagagagagagggagggagggagagatagagaaagaaagaaggaaagaaagagagatgaatgaaggaagagagagagagaaattgagagaggaaggaagaaagtcagacaagaaaaaagagagggagggagggagggagaaaggcgcGGAGAGCCAGCCAGATGGGGTGATGCTGCACAGCAGAGGGTGGCAGAGCGCGCgcgcctggcggggggggggggagggctgtttCCATGTGCCAGGAAAGGGGGTCAGGTGCGACCCTGAGCTGCTTGACACAAAGAAGCCGCCTCCGTAGGAAACGCGGAGCCTGAAGTCAGCCGGAGCTCTTGCAGAGaggcggtggctgctgctttgcatCGGGCTCATTTCTCCTCACTCGGTCCCTCTGGCTTAACAGGCGTAGCAGGTTTTCAGTTTAttcaaaaacagcaacaacccaGCAAACCCGCTGAGCCAGAAGGGTCAGTGGAACCAAACCACGTATCTTTGCCTGCACGCTGAATGCCGGCATAATTCACTTAATGTAATTCTCAAGTAAGGACTCACTCAGGAAGCTATTTCTTTAAGTCAGAATAAGAGATCAAGCTGGGACTAACTAATGCAGTTTGACTGAATTAAGCCCTCAGGGGCAGGCTCACAGCTGGATTCCCCCAGCCCACACAATAGACTATTGAGCCCCCTAAAGCTGGGCTTTTAAGTCACTGCGGCTAGGAGGACGAGATTTCGCGAAAGAGAAAGAGATGATCTGatatcattcacacacacacacctattgttTCCTTGCTCAATGCTCCGTCCTTGCTTGTCCTCCTGCTCCTACGCTGGCTGGCTGCCGAATCCTTCCTTCCTCCGTCCTCCCCGGTCCGCTCCTTTCCAGCCTGATGCCCCGCACGGCAAGTGTGTGCACGTGCAGGCAACGAGCTCTCCCAGGCcagacacgcatgcgcgactggcgtCAGAGGACTCTCGGAGTTTCAAGTGtgaagagagacaaagagagctgCCTTGCCGACGCTGCAATTTGCAGAGCAGGCAGGCACTACAAACGGGACGGCAAACGCGGCGCCCAGTGTCAGAACAGGTGCCGGgacgggggaggggggctgacaaaaaaaattttttttcctcaaaacccccccccccgaaaaaggCAGGGGATCTTCGGGggtactttttggcgcccccccacatgaTCAATCAGAGTGGtaccgggggcacgtgcccccccctgccccactatcGTTACGCCCATGAGTGGTTGTGAATTTCCACTTTTGCCATCTAAAAAATGCCGCTGCTGGCAGGATGGGGCGCaggggcagctgcagggagggagggggtgaggaggggagagttcccccatTTAATCTTGATGTGGGGCAGCAAGCTCCTTaagaaagtaaaagtaaaaggggggactctcccctcctcgtACCCCATTTCTTAATACAGCGACTAGCAAGGCAATTTACATATACAattttatttacaaaaagaagaggtttgcCTCGTTTCTCCACACACATCCTCTGCAATGAAATGGTTTCTATCCTTGGTGAATTCTTAGATGTCCATTAAGGCTTGAGATGCAGCAGAAGCTCTTTTAACACACTGAGCATAGATGTGGTTTTTCCCATatagcttgtaaaatgtcaaatAGGGTCTGAACTCTGGCTAAACCCCTTTCCACACAGCGGGTATTTACATGGTTTGTCCACAGGAATGCATTCTTTGATTACTAGTAAGATGTGAAGCTGTCTTGAGGCTCATTCCGTACACTGAGCAGTATTATGGTTTTCCCCTTGTGTGGAAACTTTCATGGCGAGAAAGGTTTGAATTCTTGTTGAACATCATTCCACACGAAGCATTGGTATGATTTCATtgctgtgtggattctttgatgagaagAAAGTACTGagctccggctgaagctctttccacacactgagcactgatatggtttcacgcctgtgtggattctttgatgtttagCAAGTTGTGTGCTCCagttgaaactctttccacacactgagcactgatatggtttcacacctgtgtgggttctttgatgcacaaCAAAATTTGCACTGTGgttgaagctttttccacatgtTGAGCAATGATAcggcttctctcctgtatggattaTCTGATGCCTAATAAGACctgagctttggctgaagctctttccacattccgaGCATTGATacggtttttctcctgtgtgaattctttgatggttAATAAGGTTCCCGCTCAGAAGGAAATTCTTTCCACattcaaagcatttatatggtttccgTTCAGAGTGGGTTACTTTATGGGAAGTAAGAGCAGAGCTCtgcttgaagctctttccacactcagagCACTGAAATGGTTTCTCCCTTTTGTGGATTTTTTGGTGGCAAGCAAGCTGTGAGCTCAGCCTGAAATTccttccacactctaagcactggtgtggtttctctcctgtgtggattctttgatggtaatTAAGCTGAGAGCTATCCCTGAAGttcttcccacactctgagcacagatatggtttctcacctgtgtgcaGTTTTTCATGGGAAGCAAGGTTACTCCTGCaggtgaagctcttttcacatttTGAGCATTGataaggtttctcccctgtgtggattctctgatggatACTAAGGGCTGAGGTCTCCCggaatctctttccacactctgagcactgatAGGGTTTGTCCCGTCTGTGTATTCTTTCATGGAAAACAAGGTTACTCTTGTTCCTGAAGGTCTTTTcacattctgagcattgatatggtttctcccctgtgtgtgttctttgatggccagaaagactcctgctgtggctgaagctctttccacattccatacatttatatggtttctctcctgtgtggattctttgatgggaagtaaggtttgcactctgactgaagctctttccacactctgagcattgatGTGGgttctcccctgtgtgtgttctTTGATGGCCAGAAAGACTCTGGctgtggctgaagctctttccacattccatacatttatatggtttctcccctgtgtggattctttgatgggaagtaaggtttgcactctgactgaa
Above is a window of Hemicordylus capensis ecotype Gifberg chromosome 2, rHemCap1.1.pri, whole genome shotgun sequence DNA encoding:
- the LOC128341643 gene encoding zinc finger protein OZF-like yields the protein MEGMSGHLASLDDEGETEREFEQQRRKTEGGNDGVKKSSATECSDFPDIPIQQKNYEGNENNEYFPCEKTLNTKSRCSRNKRIRTGEKTYECGECGKSFTHNSSLITHQRIHTGEKPYQCSECGKSFSQSANLTSHQRIHTGEKPYKCMECGKSFSHSQSLSGHQRTHTGENPHQCSECGKSFSQSANLTSHQRIHTGEKPYKCMECGKSFSHSRSLSGHQRTHTGEKPYQCSECEKTFRNKSNLVFHERIHRRDKPYQCSECGKRFRETSALSIHQRIHTGEKPYQCSKCEKSFTCRSNLASHEKLHTGEKPYLCSECGKNFRDSSQLNYHQRIHTGEKPHQCLECGRNFRLSSQLACHQKIHKREKPFQCSECGKSFKQSSALTSHKVTHSERKPYKCFECGKNFLLSGNLINHQRIHTGEKPYQCSECGKSFSQSSGLIRHQIIHTGEKPYHCSTCGKSFNHSANFVVHQRTHTGVKPYQCSVCGKSFNWSTQLAKHQRIHTGVKPYQCSVCGKSFSRSSVLSSHQRIHTAMKSYQCFVWNDVQQEFKPFSP